The Manihot esculenta cultivar AM560-2 chromosome 11, M.esculenta_v8, whole genome shotgun sequence genome includes a region encoding these proteins:
- the LOC110626909 gene encoding ubiquitin-conjugating enzyme E2 7 isoform X1, with protein sequence MASQASLLLQKQLKDLCKNPVDGFSAGLVDENNIFEWSVTIIGPPDTLYEGGFFNAIMSFPFNYPNSPPTVKFTSEIWHPNVYSDGRVCISILHPPGDDPNGYELASERWMPVHTVESIVLSIISMLSSPNDESPANVEAAKEWRERRDEFKKKVSRCVRKSQEML encoded by the exons ATGGCATCTCAAGCCAGCTTGCTCCTTCAAAAACAGCTTAAAG ATCTTTGTAAGAATCCGGTGGATGGATTCTCGGCGGGATTGGTCGATGAGAATAATATTTTTGAATGGAGCGTTACCATTATTGGACCGCCTGATACGCTTTA TGAAGGGGGATTTTTTAATGCCATTATGAGCTTTCCATTCAATTATCCAAATAGCCCTCCAACAGTGAAGTTTACCTCAGAGATATGGCATCCTAATG TTTATTCTGATGGACGGGTTTGCATATCAATTCTTCATCCCCCAGGTGATGATCCAAATGGCTATGAGCTTGCAAGTGAACGCTGGATGCCTGTCCATACA GTTGAAAGTATTGTGTTAAGTATCATATCAATGCTCTCCAGTCCTAATGATGAATCTCCAGCAAATGTTGAAGCTGCA AAGGAATGGAGAGAGAGGAGAGACGAATTCAAGAAAAAAGTTAGCCGCTGCGTGAGAAAATCACAGGAAATGTTATGA
- the LOC110626909 gene encoding ubiquitin-conjugating enzyme E2 7 isoform X2 yields MASQASLLLQKQLKDLCKNPVDGFSAGLVDENNIFEWSVTIIGPPDTLYEGGFFNAIMSFPFNYPNSPPTVKFTSEIWHPNVYSDGRVCISILHPPGDDPNGYELASERWMPVHTVESIVLSIISMLSSPNDESPANVEAALHGISCAEGMEREERRIQEKS; encoded by the exons ATGGCATCTCAAGCCAGCTTGCTCCTTCAAAAACAGCTTAAAG ATCTTTGTAAGAATCCGGTGGATGGATTCTCGGCGGGATTGGTCGATGAGAATAATATTTTTGAATGGAGCGTTACCATTATTGGACCGCCTGATACGCTTTA TGAAGGGGGATTTTTTAATGCCATTATGAGCTTTCCATTCAATTATCCAAATAGCCCTCCAACAGTGAAGTTTACCTCAGAGATATGGCATCCTAATG TTTATTCTGATGGACGGGTTTGCATATCAATTCTTCATCCCCCAGGTGATGATCCAAATGGCTATGAGCTTGCAAGTGAACGCTGGATGCCTGTCCATACA GTTGAAAGTATTGTGTTAAGTATCATATCAATGCTCTCCAGTCCTAATGATGAATCTCCAGCAAATGTTGAAGCTGCA TTGCATGGCATCTCTTGTGCAGAAGGAATGGAGAGAGAGGAGAGACGAATTCAAGAAAAAAGTTAG
- the LOC110626909 gene encoding ubiquitin-conjugating enzyme E2 7 isoform X3 translates to MASQASLLLQKQLKDLCKNPVDGFSAGLVDENNIFEWSVTIIGPPDTLYEGGFFNAIMSFPFNYPNSPPTVKFTSEIWHPNVYSDGRVCISILHPPGDDPNGYELASERWMPVHTQGDTGWSKQADGFEWSAD, encoded by the exons ATGGCATCTCAAGCCAGCTTGCTCCTTCAAAAACAGCTTAAAG ATCTTTGTAAGAATCCGGTGGATGGATTCTCGGCGGGATTGGTCGATGAGAATAATATTTTTGAATGGAGCGTTACCATTATTGGACCGCCTGATACGCTTTA TGAAGGGGGATTTTTTAATGCCATTATGAGCTTTCCATTCAATTATCCAAATAGCCCTCCAACAGTGAAGTTTACCTCAGAGATATGGCATCCTAATG TTTATTCTGATGGACGGGTTTGCATATCAATTCTTCATCCCCCAGGTGATGATCCAAATGGCTATGAGCTTGCAAGTGAACGCTGGATGCCTGTCCATACA CAAGGGGACACAGGGTGGTCAAAACAAGCTGATGGATTTGAATGGAGTGCTGACTGA
- the LOC110626810 gene encoding uncharacterized protein LOC110626810 has product MVRRKRQLQHSVEEHGEDWEDSVSSNSKQGKVASSPADNKEDEHNSATCSFLPKGVHQYKIAAMAESVANKNLAMFILSNNIAFDVVEAPFFVDFVRGVAEFGSGYKLPSPLMLQRKAMPEVELEIEEYVKKVRQSWVVKGCTIMLGLWNKFMSIIAYSAEGAEFLKLQEIPKSQKSKLDLEDIVSSVIEDIGVDHVVQVITNSDRIYKSIENKPLSSHSQIFRIRCVAHEIHSLLKAIYNEVGWVQETIDNARFLVKCMYEDGIILSKVKYPCKSKFASNYQMLQSILSSKNELQEEAAFRKFNPQQNNKRAAKITNIIVNGNFWSRVPEVLNAMEPLIRVLCLVEDDRPTLGYLYEALEKARERFERQCCKDRTKYGKILTLFQEWRSNKIIHPIHAAAAFLNPAYMCRDSFEFNVEMKTGIDFMLSTMVISQEKENFIEDMMLYKAKTSKMFNALAYQLMKVSHPCAWWDTAGVYHPVLKKYAIRILSQPCKCSCDIKPSAFEVAQRNIMNKAVPITQDNSAYTIMNAKIMEKFGSSEEQILTPIDLDNCNELPDYADPQQTWWDDQMELISENTDDDDDDQMDSSHLDGKLKDYTGRPCHVKARRRWRKSMIVICTSIYLGLPRKIWSNNPGLAQPFITDSVIKVSHVCSAMTRAQRRWTKILSVVKWLFIYLEARKR; this is encoded by the exons ATGGTTCGAAGAAAGCGTCAATTACAACATAGTGTGGAAGAACATGGGGAAGATTGGGAGGATTCTGTGAGCTCCAATTCTAAACAAGGGAAAGTTGCAAGCAGTCCAGCTGATAATAAAGAAGATGAACATAATTCAGCTACCTGCTCTTTCTTGCCAAAAGGTGTTCATCAATATAAAATAGCTGCAATGGCTGAAAGTGTAGCAAATAAAAACCTTGCAATGTTCATTCTCTCTAACAACATTGCATTTGATGTTGTCGAAGCACCATTTTTTGTTGATTTTGTGAGAGGAGTAGCTGAATTTGGCAGTGGGTATAAGCTGCCAAGTCCTTTGATGCTCCAGAGAAAGGCTATGCCTGAAGTTGAATTGGAAATTGAGGAATATGTTAAAAAAGTTAGACAATCATGGGTTGTTAAAGGCTGCACTATAATGCTTGGCTTGTGGAACAAGTTCATGAGTATAATTGCTTATTCTGCAGAAGGAGCTGAGTTTTTGAAATTGCAGGAAATTCCAAAATCCCAGAAATCAAAACTTGATTTGGAAGACATTGTTTCTTCAGTGATTGAGGATATTGGGGTAGATCATGTTGTGCAAGTGATCACAAATAGTGATAGAATTTACAAATCAATTGAGAATAAGCCTCTCAGTAGTCACTCTCAGATCTTCCGAATTCGATGTGTTGCTCATGAGATTCATTCTCTTCTGAAGGCTATATACAATGAAGTTGGATGGGTACAAGAGACAATTGATAATGCAAGATTCCTGGTAAAATGTATGTATGAAGATGGCATCATTTTATCAAAAGTGAAGTATCCATGCAAGTCTAAATTCGCCTCCAACTATCAAATGCTGCAGTCAATTTTGAGTAGCAAGAATGAACTACAAGAAGAAGCTGCATTTCGGAAATTTAATCCCCAGCAAAATAACAAGAGAGCAGCCAAGATAACCAACATTATTGTAAATGGAAACTTCTGGAGCCGAGTCCCTGAGGTACTCAATGCCATGGAGCCATTAATACGAGTACTTTGTTTAGTAGAAGATGATAGACCTACGTTAGGATACTTGTACGAAGCACTGGAGAAGGCAAGAGAAAGATTTGAGAGACAATGTTGTAAAGACAGAACAAAGTATGGGAAGATATTGACTTTGTTTCAAGAATGGAGAAGCAATAAAATTATCCATCCAATACATGCAGCTGCTGCTTTTTTGAACCCTGCTTACATGTGTAGAGACAGCTTTGAATTTAATGTTGAAATGAAGACAGGCATAGATTTTATGTTGTCAACCATGGTAATAAGtcaagaaaaggaaaatttcATTGAAGATATGATGCTCTATAAAGCAAAGACATCAAAGATGTTCAATGCATTGGCATACCAGTTGATGAAAGTATCTCATCCTT GTGCATGGTGGGATACTGCTGGGGTCTATCATCCAGTGTTAAAGAAGTATGCAATACGAATTTTGAGCCAACCATGCAAGTGTTCATGTGACATAAAGCCTAGTGCATTTGAAGTTGCACAAAGAAATATTATGAACAAGGCAGTGCCTATAACGCAAGACAATTCTGCATACACAATAATGAACGCAAAGATTATGGAAAAATTTGGATCTTCAGAAGAACAAATCTTGACGCCAATTGATCTAGATAATTGCAATGAGCTCCCTGATTATGCTGATCCACAACAAACTTGGTGGGATGATCAAATGGAGCTGATTAGTGAAAAcactgatgatgatgatgatgatcagATGGACAGTTCTCATTTAGATGGCAAG CTGAAGGATTACACGGGACGACCGTGCCATGTGAAGGCAAggagaagatggagaaagagcATGATCGTGATATGCACCTCTATTTATCTCGGACTACCCAGAAAGATATGGAGTAATAATCCAGGCCTTGCCCAGCCCTTCATTACTGATTCCGTGATCAAAGTTTCACATGTCTGTTCTGCTATGACACGGGCTCAGAGGAGATGGACAAAGATCCTGAGCGTGGTCAAATGGCTCTTCATCTATTTGGAAGCCAGAAAGAGGTGA
- the LOC110625527 gene encoding uncharacterized protein Mb0911c, translating to MATSSLNPAFAYTVVYVKDVAKSIDFYAKAFGYHVRRLDNSHRWGELDSGPTTIAFTPIHQRETDQRSGAVQTSQTVSERPPLEVCFNYADVDAAYKRAVENGAVAVSQPEDEEWGQRVGYVRDIDGIVVRMGSYVAKPVKED from the exons ATGGCGACTTCAAGTCTCAACCCAGCATTTGCCTACACGGTAGTGTACGTAAAGGACGTAGCCAAATCCATAGATTTCTATGCAAAAGCATTTGGTTATCATGTTCGCCGCTTAGATAATTCTCACAG ATGGGGAGAGCTGGACAGTGGGCCGACCACCATAGCTTTCACTCCGATCCACCAACGTGAGACAGATCAACGAAGTGGTGCAGTGCAGACTTCACAAACCGTCAGCGAGCGGCCTCCTCTTGAGGTTTGCTTTAACTATGCAGATGTAGATGCTGCATACAAG AGGGCGGTGGAGAACGGCGCGGTGGCCGTGAGCCAGCCGGAGGACGAGGAATGGGGACAGAGAGTTGGATATGTGCGTGATATCGACGGAATTGTGGTGAGGATGGGAAGCTATGTCGCGAAGCCGGTAAAGGAAGACTGA